AGGGGGCGCATCCACTAGGGTTTGCAGGCTGCCTCAGGATGGGCTGTCCCAGGAGATTCCAGAAGACCCACAGGCCCATCGCATAGCACTGGGGACTCCTGGCTAGAAGGTCAGAGATGACTGTGGAGGGGGAACAGGAAAGTCAGCCAGTGACCCTGTGCCTTTGCTTCCCTTAGAGGATGTTGGCCAGATGCTGCTTCCTGCTGTTCCTCTCTGTGGCCACCAGGGGGCAAAGCTCAGGTGAGTCCTTGGGGGAAGCAGCGCATACAATGCTATTTTATCCCTGGTGTGATGTATTTGATCCCTGatatgatgctttggttctttctttctctgattaaTATATccaaaaaatattctaaaaagtCCAAGAAAAATATCTGTCACACAGCTtactgattatgcaaaaaactaTTTTCATatatgaggctctgaagtcccaggatcaatcttctgcaccaccagaagccagagctgtgcaatgctctgggggggagagagagagaatgagagagggagaaagagggaggaaaagagggttagggggagagggagagaaggagagcagaagagggggagagcaagagagggagagaggggcagagggagagagggaaagagagaaagagaggagtccTAGATGCTCAGAAGATGGACTGtgagctgtgtgtcccagatgtgaccatggtcTCAGTAAAGTGGCCAGGGGGCTCCAGGACCTCACTCTGTATGCTCTTGTGTATCTGGAAGAGTCAGAGTGAGGGAAGGATATGTCCCctccctgctcctgctcctccctccTGAAAAGTATGCTCATTCCTCTAGCTACAGGCTTGGAGGGTGACTGGATTGCAGAGGATGAGAGCTGCCCCACACTACTGACTTCTCCCCATCGGAGCTGCAAGGAAATCAAACAGCGCTGCTCTAGAGCAGGGAGTGAGTCCTTGACCACACAGCCCTATAGGGACACAGGAGGAGGCCCAGTACTATCTGCCCAGCTCAGCACTTCTGGAAGGCTCCAGGGGACTTTGAGGTGGTGTGGGTCACCCAGTCACAGTTGACCTGTTTCTGCACATGGGGACTTTGTGTCCCACGTGACACCTGAGGTGGTAGTACATAGGAAGCAGGAGATACCACTGGGCCTTCCCATCATGTCTGCTGTACAACCTCTAGGGAGTTTCCTTGATCAAAGGCTGTCTTGCTTCTGCCCACAGCTGACCCCAGAGAACCTTCTTCCACAAAGGGAGGCCATGTGTGGGGACACAGGAGGTGTCCTGGGCATGGTTGACCGTAGTACTCAGAGGATCCTGGACTCTCCTCTCTATAGATGGCATGTATACCCTACGCACTAAGCAAGGGACTACCTACCAGACCTTCTGTGACATGACCACAGATGGTGGTGGCTGGACACTAGTGGCCAGTGTGCACGAGAATCACATGGCTGGGAAGTGCACGGTGGGCGACCGCTGGAGCAGCCAGCAGGGCAACCGGGCTGACGACCCCGAGGGGGATGGCAACTGGGCCAACTACAACACGTTTGGGTCTGCAGAGGGGGCCACCAGTGATGATTACAAGGTGggggcccctccccagcccctgaggagagaagggagggtgaggctgagcaccCCAGGCAGAGTGAGGGGTGGTGGGatggagatggggtggagaacaggtggggagaggaagagatccCACCATGTCTTGGTCACTGAGCCACGAAACAGGTGTAGGGAACTGGGGCTGTCCTTGTTTATTGGAAGTGGGGTGTCTGAGCACTAGTTTCTTTGCCCCCCTACCAGGAGGTGAGGTCTGGGCCTCAGTGAGGCATGTTtgatggggttgggggtggggtggggaatcctGGCTTCAGGCTCATTGTCTGTCCCTCTAGAACCCTGGCTACTTCGACATCCAGGCTGAGAACCTGGGCATCTGGCAGGTCCCCAACAAGACCCCAGTGGAGAGCTGGAGGAGCAAAGCCCTGCTGAGGTACCGCACCACCTCAGGATTTTTCCAGACCTCGGGAAACAATCTGTTTGGCCTTTACCGGGTAAGGATGTGGGCAGCTGGCTCGGAGGCTTTTCATCTGAGTCAAGTGCTGGGTGAGGACTGAGATCTGGCCTCTACACTGGCTGCTCTTGTCCTCTGTTGTAACTtgactgtatgtgtgtgttcctCTCTCAGAAActcagagacaggctggaagatgctgagggagagagtgggggttgagagggaaaggggggtggtgggatagatagcagaatggttatgcaaagagactttcatgcttgaggcttcaaagtcccaggttcaatcccccacaacaccataagccaggcaGGAGAAAGAATTTGAGGCACTGGGCACACAGCTATGAGAAGGAATCACTATATTAAGATGGATttctgggctggtgaaataactcacttggatagtgaattGTTTTGCCATATGtacaacctaggttcaaggctgGTGACACTGCATTGaagttctgtgctgtggtctctctctcttaaagtaATCATgttaattttctatttaaaaattattttttattttttaatacatttaaaagtatttttgtattattttaatttatttattggatagagacagccagaaattgagaggaatggaggagatatagagggagagagataaagaggcacctgcaacagctttcctccctgcatgtggggacttgggacttgaacctgggtccttatacattgtaacatgtgcactcaaccaggtgcaccaccaccctgacacactctccctctccttctgctttctctgtctctcttaaaaaaaaaaaaagaaaaaaaaaagaaaatcaaaattaggccaggtggtggcacacctggttgagtacacatgttataatgtgcaaggacctgggtgcaagtccctggtccctccctacctgcagggtgaaaggttcacaagtgg
Above is a genomic segment from Erinaceus europaeus chromosome 9, mEriEur2.1, whole genome shotgun sequence containing:
- the LOC103118437 gene encoding intelectin-2-like; amino-acid sequence: MLARCCFLLFLSVATRGQSSATGLEGDWIAEDESCPTLLTSPHRSCKEIKQRCSRAGNGMYTLRTKQGTTYQTFCDMTTDGGGWTLVASVHENHMAGKCTVGDRWSSQQGNRADDPEGDGNWANYNTFGSAEGATSDDYKNPGYFDIQAENLGIWQVPNKTPVESWRSKALLRYRTTSGFFQTSGNNLFGLYRKYPVKYGLGKCWSDNGPAIPVTYDYGSAQTTASYYSPDGRREFVAGFVQFRVFNNERAANALCPGMRVTGCNTEHHCIGGGGYFPEASPKQCGDFSSWDWSGYGTHKGSSNSRKITQAAVLLFYR